The Spiroplasma citri genomic sequence ATAAATTACGCGGATAATTTATTCATTTTCTTTTACATTATTAATTACTATCTTATTTACAGTATTAATAACAATATCTTTTCCATACTTAGTTACTAAGGACCGCAAAATAAAATAATGTTTCTTTTCAATAAAAAATCAACTCCTTTCAAAGTTGATTTGTTGCACTTCGATTACAAAATGCAAATTTTTTGGTACTAATCAAGCACTAGAATTTTTAAGTCCTTTTTTAGTTATTGTTTTTTCAGTTTGAAAAATGTATTTGCCTTGATTGGTAGCATCTTTAATTGATAAAAATAATATTTCTCCATTATAAAAATCTTTATTTTTTGTACTTGGAGTTCCTCCAGATTTACCCTTATTATAAAACTTATTAAAAGTTGTTTTATAATAAAAATCATTAAATCCTTTAAATCTAATTTTTGGCACCAAAGATTTATTCATTATTAATCACCAAATCTTTTAACATTAAATTAAATTCTTCATCTAATTTTTGAATTTCTTTTTCATTATTAATTAAGTTATCTTGTAATGCTTTAATATTAATAATTTCTTTTTCTTCTGTATTATCAACATAACGAGCAATATTTAAGTTATAATCATTTTCTTTAATTATTTCTATATCAACTAAATTAGAAAATTTATCAATAGTTTTTCTTTTATTAAAAATATTAATAATTTTAATAATATTTTTATCGGTTAAAGTATTTTTATTTCCTTGCTTTTGAAATTCTTTCGAAGCATCAATAAACAAAATTGAATTATCAATTTTACATTTTTTCATCACAATAATACAAGTGGGAATTGATGTACCATAAAACATATTAACTGGTAAACTAATAATAGTATCAATTCAATTTTTTTCAATCATATATTTTCTAATAATTAATTCAGCATTACCCCTAAACAAAATTCCATGAGGAATAACAGCAGCCATTACGCCATTATCAGATAATTTATAAATCATATTTTGAATAAAAGCAAAATCAGCTTTTGTTTTTGGTGCTAATTTTCCATAAGCACTAAATCTCTCATCACTTAAAAATTTTTGATTTGCCGATCAATGAGAACTATATGGCGGATTTGCAACAATTATTTCAAATTCTTGTCCTTTAAAACCATCATCTTCTAATGTGTCACCATTATAAATATTAAATTTATTATACTTTAAACCATGCAACATCATATTCATTCTTGCAATATTATATGAATTGGTTTTTAATTCTTGACCATATAAATGACCAATTTTTAATTCTTTATATACTCTTAATAATAATGAACCTGAACCACATGTTGGATCATAAACAGTTTTAATTTCCGTTTTTCCTTGACTAACTAATTTAGCTAATAATTTAGAAACAGGTTGTGGTGTATAAAATTCACCTGCTGCTTTTACTGATTCAGAAGCAAATTTACTAATTAAATATTCATAGGCATCACCTAAAATATCAATTTCTGATTCATTAATTTCAAAATTAATTTCATTAATTTTTAACATTACTTTAGCAATTATTTTACTTTTCTCTGCTTCTGTTTTTCCCAATTTACTAGAATCTAAATCAACAGAATCAAATAAATTTTCAAATTGTTTTTCTGATGAATAACCAATTGTTGATTCAATTAATTTTTCAAACGCTTTTCTTAATAAGAAAATATCAAATTTTCCAATATTAATTTTATTAATTATTTCTTGCCATAAATATTCCGGTTCAATATAATATCCAGCACTATCATTATCATATAAAACTTCTAAAAAATCATTACGATATTTTTCGTCAGTTAAAGAAGTTTGATAATCAATCCATTCTATTTTTAAATCTTTTTCTATTATAGATTGTACATTATCTGATAAATAACGATAAAATATTAATCCTAATATATATTCTTTATATTCGGATGGTTCCATTATCCCTCGTAGAGTATTAGAAATATCTCATAATTTAGAAAATAATTGTTGTTGTTGTACATTTTGTTTTTCATGTGTTGTCATAATATTTTTTCCTAACTTTCAAACTCATTAATTAAATTAATTATATTTAATTCTAATTCTTTTTTTACTTCATTTTTTGCTTTTATTTTAGATATATTTTTATTAATAGCTATTTTTTCAGTATATTGTTGATTAATTTTTTCTCTAATTAAGTTAGAAGGCAATTGATTAGTAAAACGATATTCACTAATAATTTCATTAATATCTAATTTATCTATATTATATTTTTTACTAATTTTAATTATTTGTTGTTCATATTTTTTATCACAAAATTGTTCATATAATACTTCTAAATCTGCAGTATTTTTAAGAGTAGGAATAACTCTTTCAATAAATGAATTTATTAATTCTGATTTATATTTTAATACTGGATCAATTGATTCTTGTAATCCTTTTTTTATTTCTTTAATTTGTTTTTCTTTTCTTTTAATATTGTTTAAATCTATTTTTTTAATAATTCTAAAATATAATGAACATTAATTTTATTACTATAAATTAATTCTAGTTCAAAATCAACATCTGCTAATACATATAATTTTTCTTTTTTAATTTTTTCATCACTAAATGATAAATAACGAGATTTAAATTCATTATATTCATTTTCACTAAAATTATATTTACTTTTATTAATATCAAATTCAATAAATGTTTCTAATTTTAATAATATTTTTACTATTTCTTTAAATAAAAAAATAACTAAGTCATTTTTTCATATATATTGCTCCTTTTTATTTTTTATATATAATTGGTCTTATCACATATCAATTATATATCAATTATTCGTATTAAATATTAAAAATTTTATTCAAACATTGCTGTAAATATTTTTTCTAACACATCAACAACAATACTATTGCCAGCTTGTTTATAAAGTTGGGTTTCTGAAACAACTTTGCTTGCTTTATCAAAATCTTTATTATTAAATCCCATTCAAATAAAAAAACAACCCTTTAACAAGAGTTGTTTTTTTACGGGTTCATCGTACACGATGCCAATATATTAAATACCCTTAAATAATTTATACAATCTTTATAAAGGTAAGTAATATGACAAAAAAATATAATTCTTTTGTAAAATGTTAATAATACTAATATTTTAATTTTGGAAAAATATTTTATTTTATTAAAAAATAAAAAAATATTGTATTATTTTAATATTAATAGTATACTATGGGTAAGGAAAAGTATTTTTCCTAAATCTCTAAAGTAAACAGAATAATTATATAAAGGATTTATAATTACACTACTATCTCTCCCCTTTAAATTATCTCTTTTCTTTTCTTTTTATTAATTAAGTTACCATAAAAAAATAATTTACATAAATCCTTATTTCGCCAACATAATTATTTTTGTTACCCAAACAGAAAAAGAGCAATCAACTGGTTTTTCCCAACACGTTGATTGTTTTTTAATTTGTTAATTTAATTTGCTCTAAAAATTGAAATGTTTTTTTTCCAACAATAACTTTTTTTTCAATTTCACCATCAACTTTGTAAATAACTTTATTAAACAAACCATTGATATCAATGCCAATTACTTGTGATAGCATAATTTCTTCATTTAGAAAGAAAATAGTTTCATCATTTACTTTAATTCATAAACTATTATTAACTAATGTTTGAATAATTAAATAACTTAAAATTAAGCCATAATTACAAATTGCAATAATTACAAATAAATAAGCAAAAGTATTTGGGATACTTGATAAAGTCATTAATAAAATATAATCAATAATAATGAAAATATTAAGTGGAGTTAAAAACAGATAGATGGTAATAAAGATAAAAATTAGCATTGCTTTTCATTTATATTCTTTATTTGCTTTATTATTTTCTTTTTGTTTTTGATAATGAATAAAAAATAAAGTATGAAAAGTATATAAAGCTAACATTAAAATTAATGAAAAAACTAAAATAATGTTCATTTTCATTGTTAAATTAGCCTCCCCTATTTTGCTGTCATGTTTTAAAAATTGTCATTGATATTTTAACATCATTTGTAATAAAGCGATAAATTTTTTGAGTAGTACTAATAAAAAAACCGATTTGATAAAAACCATTAAGATTAAAAACACTTGGTAAAACAAAATTAATATCTTTTAATCAAATGAGAAGATTTTCATCTTTGATTTGAAAAACTAAGCGGTAATTTGTAACATAAATGATCCCATTAATTGCTTCCTTACTATTACTAGTAGTAAGATTTAAATAACCAGTCAAGTATTCAACATAATATTGTTCTTTCATTTGTTGAGTTAAATAGTAAACATTTTGTTTAAGTTCTTTTTGCTTTGTTATTTCATAACCACTAATTGGTGCTTGATAATAACAAATTTCATTTTTTGGTAATTCATATTTTATTTGAATTGCCACCAAGTTAGCATTTAAAAATTGTTGATGATTATCAATCATTGTTTGAAGTTCGTTCTTTTTTTGTTTGAAATCTTTTATTTTTTGTTGCTGGAATAAAGCTAAAATAGCAACAATAATTATTGTACCACCTAAAATAGTACTAAATAAAATAATTCCAATTAAATAACTATGATTCATGTTTTCACACCTTATAAATTAGATATGGCGTTTCTAAGCCTTTTACAATGATTATAAAACGTTTTTGTTCCGTATATAAATAAAAGCCTTGGCATAGAATATTATTAATCCAAAAAATACTTAATTCAAGATTATTAATTTTACTTAATGGTCAGATCGTAGTAATTTCTTCATTTATAATTAAAATTCTTCGTTTTGTAATAAACATATGACCATTTTGAAATGGAATTTGATACATTTCTTTAATTCTTTTGCCTTCGCCATAACCAACACTAATCCCATTTGAAAATGGGATTGTATATTTAGAATGAGTTTGACTGCTTTTTAATTTATGCTGAAGGTAAATAGTAACAGGAATATTACTAAATACTTTTTCACCCGGCTCTAATTTGAATTTAACGTTAATTTCTTGCAAAGTTAATTTTGATAAATTATTATTAATATATTCTTGATTTTCAACTTCTAGTTGTTTGTAAATTTGGAAAAAAAGTTGTTGTTTTTTTTGATAAAATCATCCTAAAAAACCAACAAAAATAAATAATAAACTAAGAAAAAATCCAATTATAATTCATCCTAAGATTGTCATTTTCATCAACTTCCTATTTTAAAATATTAATACCATTATTAAAATTATTAATAAAGGTTTGAAGCATTAATTCTTCTGCTGAATTTCGTGGTTGTTCAAACCGGTTATAATAATAAATATTAATTAAATCTTTTGTTTTTTGATTTAGTTTATCATAATATTTTTTATCAATTAAAAAATGGGTACCTTGATTAAGAATAATACTTGATAGATAGTTTTGTCATTGTTTGTCATTTTTATTTTTTTCTTCTCATTCAGTAAAGTAAGTATTAAAAATACGATTATTTTTATGATAAATAAAATGAACTTCCCCTTTTTTCACATTATTAACTAATCTTGTGTATAAAATTTTATTTGGTAAAAACGGATTATTTGGTGAATTAATTGCTTGAAAAGTAATTGGAGTTAATTGAGCTAATAAAATGTCATTGCAAACAATTGAATGAATTGCTTTTGGCAAAGTTATTTTTTTAACAACATAACTATGTTGTTGATTATCCAAATCATTTAGTAAACTAGACAATTCTAATTGATAAACTAATGCTAATTTCATAATTCGACGAAGTTTAATTGTTAAAATAACTTGTTCAGCAACACTTAAACTATAATAATAATTAACATAAGTTTCATAAAGTTCTTGATGATCAACTAAATTATCGTTAATATTCATTAATAATGCTTCTAACTGTGGGACAAGTGTTTTGTTTGTTTTAACATATTCAGTTAAATGTTTTTGACAAAAAACATTAAAAAAATAAGGTGCTTGCTCTGCAATTGATAAATCTAAAAAAGATGTCTTAATATTTTTAAAAAAATGTTTAGAATGATAACGATTTAAATAATAATGATTTTTAGTAATATCAAGCGAATAAAGATTATGCTGAGCAACTTTATTATTACATTCTTGTAAAATACATTTTTGTTTAGTACAATTTTTTAAAACTTGTTGATAATGCTTTGTTTCTTGTTGAATATATTGTTCTTTTAAAACTAAGTTTCCTACTGCTTGTAAAATTGAAATATATTTGGCGCGATTTTTAGTTGAATTTAATACCTTTGTTTTACAACAATTTGCATACTGTTCTTTACTTAAACAAATACATGATTCATTATCATCAAAAGTAAAAATTGGTCGGTAATGTTTATGCAAATAATCTAATTGATCATCATCTAAATAATAGCTTTTTAATAAAGCATCAAACATTGCTTGTTCAGAACTTTTAAATGTAGATTCCAACTGCTTTTCTAACCCATTTTGCATATAAAATAATTCCCCTCTGTTGTTTATACTCTCATATAATTATAAACTTATCTAGTTAATTTTGCTATAAAAAAAGCGTTTTACTAAAAGTAAAACGCTCAAAGGCAACATATAGATTTTTTTTACCAACATTGCAATTAGTTATTATTAAATAATTTTATAAACAATTACTTTAAAAGTAATATTTTGGACCGTTAAATGATTATACAATTAGAGTACTTACTTGCAATGTTAGTTTCATTTTGTAGTTTTTTACAAAGGAAACATATAACTAAAAACACAATTAATTATTAAGGTTGGACTATATTAATAACTAATTAGTCTTTATGTAACCTGTTTTAACTACATTGTTATTATATTTTATTTGCAAAATTATTGCAAGTATTTAAGTTCGAATATTATTTTAGGTACCAGTTTAACAATAATTTTAGACTATTCTTAAAAATAGTTAATCATTAAACCGCTTAATTAAAACACATTTCTTTAAAAAAGGGAATACTAAAATGGGAATATTTTAAAAATATTCTTTTTTCGTAAGATTACTGGTTTTTTAACTATTATCTTACTGCTGTTATTTCTTTTAATACTTTACTAATACTAGTAGTACGATAACTCATTACAGGAATCCCTCCCTTTTTAGGCTCATATAATGAATTATTTAATGAATTATTAGCATTATTATTTCACTTAGCCATTTTTAGATTTTCCAATGAAATGTCTTTATTTTCAAGCTGTTCATTAAACATTTCTTTAACTAAGTTTAATCCATTAATTTTTGCTACACGTAAGGTTAAAATGTTCCTAAATGAATCATACGAATATATTTTATTCCCATGCCCCAATTGCGCTTTTATTGTATGCGATATTAATGCTTCCGCACATGCACTTAAACATAAATCATGTTTATATGCAATAATTCCATCTTTACGTTTTTTTAAGTATTTAATTACATTTAATAAATTATTTTGTTTAGTAATTAAATTAGGTTTATTTTTAAAGTATTCTAAATGAGTAATTAATTTTGTATATTCTCCATTGTTAAAAAGACCTTTACAAATTTTAAACTGTAATTTATCATACTTACTTTTTAAATTAAATACTGTTCCAATTTTTCTAATTGCATGAAACTTATCTAAAACATATTTTGAATTTAAAAAATGAGAAGTATTTTTTATCCAATCAGCGCCATCTCCACATACAATAAATTGAGTCTCAGGTGTAATATTATAATATTTTGACATTTCTTTGAAAAGCTCTTCACTATATTCTAATGTATTAATATTTGTAGCAGTTCTTAATAATTTGCAATAAGCTCTTTTATTTAATAAAATTGAATTTCCAACTCTTTCATCTTCTGGCATATGACCTTGATGAAAAAATGCTGTCCGAATTCGAAATTTCTTCTTCTTATTTTTCTCTTTCAAAGATAAAAAAGTATCATCTAGAACAATATAAATATATTTTGATGATGTTTTATTGCTAAAATTATTACTTGCATTTTCTAAATTAAGATCTAATTTATTAATTAATCTAGCTATTGAAGAATATGAAAGACTTTTAACTGGAATCATATCATTAATGTCTTTAATTCTTTTTTCCATCAGCTACATTAGTTAATATTAATTCTTTTAAATCATGTGTAATTTTTTGATATTTTTCAAATTTTAAATCCTCTAGTAAAAGACACTTGAATCGTCATTTTCCATAATTTTTTGTTTTATTATTATATACACTTGCATCTCAAAATTTATAACGTCTAATTCTAATTTGAATATCTCCAAGTAACGTAATAAAACTTCTTTTTTTAAAACCTTTTGGCTTAAAACCTAATTTTCTAGTTTCATCACTAAGAAAAATTTCCTCATCACGTTTTAATAAATGATTTTTAATTTCAATAAGTCCATCTTTAATTAATTGCTCATTAATCTCAGAAAAAAATTGATATGGGTTGATACTACCAAATTTATTAATAATATTCATATTTATATACTCTCATACTTACCCTAACTTTTGCTTATATATATTATAACATTTTGGATTTTTAATTAGGATAGGCTAAAATAAAAAATGCCTTTTTATAGGCATTAGTATGTATTAAATCAATTATTTCATTCTGCTATTAATTTATTTTGTTCTTTAACAATAGCATTAAATTCATCTTTTGAATAAGTTCCATCTATTCACTTATTTGCGCCATTCATAGCAACTTGCTCCTTATTTATAGTAGAATAAACTTCCCGTACTTACTAACGATAAAATAGTATCATCTCCTAATAAAATTTTAACAAAATTATTAATTATTGTATGATCTGAATTATGTAAATTATTAATATAACTGTCAAAAGCAGTTTCAACATATGAGTAATTAATTAAGCCTCCCAAATCTTTAGTATTTTGCACTAGATTATCTGGTACTTGTCCATTTATAAAATAATTTTGATTTATTTTTTTTAATATTTTTAAGTGCTGTAATCAATTTTTGATCTGTTGAATTATCTTCATCATTTATTTTTACTATGTTATAGATATCATACAATCCTAATGCATATTCATTGTAAATATCTGCCTCAAGGCCAAAATACAACATTTGTGAATCTGACTGGCTCATATCATCCGAATCAAAATTATTTCTTGTGTCTTGATCTAATACTATATTTAAAGCATGCTGAGTATAATCTTGAAAATAATCACTAATTGTAGTTAACTTTGGATCTGGTTGTGGTTTTGGATGAGGTTTTGGATTTGGTCAGTTTCCTTCTGAAGTTGAATTTATATTGCATGATACTATATTTGTAACACTTATTGTAGTTACTGTATTTGTAACACTTATTGTAGTTACTGTAATTGTACATAATAATACTAGTAATTTTTTCATATTTTACTCTCCTTTATTATTTTTCATATTTAAAATATTCATCTTTAATCTCAAACGGATTAAATTCTTTTTCTAATTGTTCTGCATATTTTTTCATTCAATCCAATTTTTGAAACATAATTTCTTTTGGATTATTTAGTGCATTTAAATCTTTTCCTTGTTCATCACTAAATGCATTAATTGCGAATACTGATATTTCTTGAATCATATTAAGTAATTTAAATACATTTGTAAATTGAAAATCCATATATTTAATAAAACGATTTAATTTATTATTAAATGTAGTTTCAATTTGATTTCTCTTTATTGTTAATAATTAATTGTTTAATTAATTCAACATCCTTTAAATCATATACATATATTTTTAACTCCATGGCTGAGCGAGACATCTTTATCATTCCTTTCGCATAAGCATCCTATCCGAAAGTTAATAAAAAGCACATAATTTTATTAAAAAACCAATTCTTAACGAACTGGTTCTTGATTTTCTATTGCATACTTTTCAATAGTATATTCATCTAAAAAGTCATTTAGATATTCATCATTAATTCATAGTTTATTTAATAAAGTATCTTGATCTTCTTTTGAAAGAAAATTTCATTTTGCAAGTGAAATTCCAATCATTCCAATCATATCAAATGATATACCATCATTTTTTAAATAAAAACTATTTGCAATATATAACGCATTATCAAAATTTTCATCAAAAAAATTTAAATTTAATATTTCATAAGTAATGTAATCATAATTTGATTTAATATAGTCTGTTAATAATAATTGATGTACATATATCTTTTTCTTCTCTAATTCTTCTATTTCATTAATATAATTTTTATAACTCATAAAATCTTTTCTCCTTTCGCAAACCTATCCTATCCGAAAGCAGGAGAAAAACACATAATAAAAAAGAGCTTATCGAGTAAGTCCTTCATTTTCCAAATTATATTTTTCTATGTTATATGATGAATTATTAAAATCAATATAGTTATTCCTTATCTCTTTGATTTGTTCTAAAATATAAGGAATATTTGTTGAAACTAATTTGTAATATTCCTCTTGTTCCATATTTCCCAAATATTCTGAATGAATATTAACTATTCAATTGTGGCTTCCATTTTTATTTTCATACAAACAATTTCATTCAATATATTTCTCTTCTAATGTATTACCAATTAATTTTTGCTTTGCATCAATAAATTTATCTTTTTCAGATAAAAAATTTTGGAAATCTGATAGTGAGTCTTCAATAGCATCATTAGAGTCTAATCAATTAACTATATTCATTGCAAAATCATTTAAAGTCACTATTTGAAGTTTTGATAAATTATTTAACATATTAAATAATCTCCTTTCGCAAGATCATAGTATCAGAAAAAGAACTTATTGCACATATTAAAAAATTAGTTGGTGAAACTGATTGTTGTTCTTGCACAAACAAATCAGGTTTTAATTCTTTTAAAGTTTGCATTCTTTCAGTTAAAGAATTACCACTAACTTTATCTAAATTAGTTTTAATATCTGCAATTTTAGTCGATGGAATATATTTAAATGCTTTTAATTCATCTAATTCATTAGCAACTTTTAAATATTCTTATTTTGAAATAGTATCTGTTCTTTTTTGCAAACTTTCTCTAATTAAATCTCTTTTTGTTTTTTTAATTTGGTTTAATTGTAATTTTAACTGGACTATCACTTTTATTTCTAATTCCCAAAACATTTGGGTTAGAAACATCTAATACAATATAATCTTTATTACCTCAAAATCATCTGGTACTTCTTAATATTTTTGCTGATAAATTAACAAGTGATGTTTTGGTAAATCTAATTTTTAATTTCATATCATTAGTATAGTATGCTTGAATATATAATTCTTTAATTTTATTTCTATTAGCATAATTTTTATTTGGTAAACCATTAGTATAAGCAGTAGAAAATGTTTGAATATCATTTACTTTTATATTATCGGTATATAAAGTTATGATATTATCAAAATTAACTTTATCAGTTTGTGAATAACCATCTTCTAATAATTTTACCTCTGATAATGAAAATAATTTATTATTACAATTATCAACTGCTCCATATAAATCAACATTTCTATTGGGAATAAAATTTTCTATATTTGCTTGTCAACATTCAACTTGTAAATTACCTAAATTACTTATTTCTATTGTTTTATAAGAATTAATAAATTTATCAATACTTTGAATTGTTGGGTCAATTTGTCTTAAATCAATTTCAGTTTCATAATAAGCATCATTAAACTCATCTGAAAAAAATTCATTAGATAACTGTCTGATTGTTTACATTTTATTTCTGAATTAAATTTACCCGTTAATAATGGTTGTACTACACCAGCGGGCATAATATCTTTTGTATATGGTTGATAGTTATATGGTACTGGTGGGAGAACATATTGAGGATAATTAAAGGTTGGTATTTCATAGTCGTGTGGTAGTAAGAAACTAGTTTTATAATTAGTTGTCATATCGCGTAAATAATTATTTAATACACTTTTTGTTTTACCTCGAAAACTTCATACTGATAAGCGTAAATAATCTTCTTCATTATTTGTATATGGATTATCAGCATAAAAGATAATTTCAAAATTACCTTTATATAATGCTTGAATTGAAAACATATCAATTATATAACTACAATCAGTACCATCTG encodes the following:
- a CDS encoding restriction endonuclease subunit S domain-containing protein, whose product is MNKSLVPKIRFKGFNDFYYKTTFNKFYNKGKSGGTPSTKNKDFYNGEILFLSIKDATNQGKYIFQTEKTITKKGLKNSSAWLVPKNLHFVIEVQQINFERSWFFIEKKHYFILRSLVTKYGKDIVINTVNKIVINNVKENE
- a CDS encoding type I restriction-modification system subunit M, whose protein sequence is MTTHEKQNVQQQQLFSKLWDISNTLRGIMEPSEYKEYILGLIFYRYLSDNVQSIIEKDLKIEWIDYQTSLTDEKYRNDFLEVLYDNDSAGYYIEPEYLWQEIINKINIGKFDIFLLRKAFEKLIESTIGYSSEKQFENLFDSVDLDSSKLGKTEAEKSKIIAKVMLKINEINFEINESEIDILGDAYEYLISKFASESVKAAGEFYTPQPVSKLLAKLVSQGKTEIKTVYDPTCGSGSLLLRVYKELKIGHLYGQELKTNSYNIARMNMMLHGLKYNKFNIYNGDTLEDDGFKGQEFEIIVANPPYSSHWSANQKFLSDERFSAYGKLAPKTKADFAFIQNMIYKLSDNGVMAAVIPHGILFRGNAELIIRKYMIEKNWIDTIISLPVNMFYGTSIPTCIIVMKKCKIDNSILFIDASKEFQKQGNKNTLTDKNIIKIINIFNKRKTIDKFSNLVDIEIIKENDYNLNIARYVDNTEEKEIINIKALQDNLINNEKEIQKLDEEFNLMLKDLVINNE
- a CDS encoding DNA cytosine methyltransferase yields the protein MGFNNKDFDKASKVVSETQLYKQAGNSIVVDVLEKIFTAMFE
- a CDS encoding Mbov_0401 family ICE element transposase-like protein, which translates into the protein MEKRIKDINDMIPVKSLSYSSIARLINKLDLNLENASNNFSNKTSSKYIYIVLDDTFLSLKEKNKKKKFRIRTAFFHQGHMPEDERVGNSILLNKRAYCKLLRTATNINTLEYSEELFKEMSKYYNITPETQFIVCGDGADWIKNTSHFLNSKYVLDKFHAIRKIGTVFNLKSKYDKLQFKICKGLFNNGEYTKLITHLEYFKNKPNLITKQNNLLNVIKYLKKRKDGIIAYKHDLCLSACAEALISHTIKAQLGHGNKIYSYDSFRNILTLRVAKINGLNLVKEMFNEQLENKDISLENLKMAKWNNNANNSLNNSLYEPKKGGIPVMSYRTTSISKVLKEITAVR